The sequence CTTATTATCTTAAATATTACAAAATAGCTGAAATGACAGTCCAATAAAATCTTCTTTCACCTCACCTTTCTTTACTCCCCTTAGTATTGGATTAAATACTATTAAGATTAACAGCACATGCCATTGTTAATGTGTAAAATGGCCAGCAAATTCATGGATTTAAGAAGAGCTGATGAGATCCAAATTTACAGAATTTGTTGATTGATTTGTTTGAGCATCCTGTTATTTTTAAGCAATTAATGGATTTGTACATCAGCTGCCCATTAGGCTTGCCACAGAAAGTTAGGAGTAAAAACTCTgtcagtacttttttttaaacaaagtgatTATTATTAATACAATGCAAATTAACTTTCCTGGTCCAGAAACAATTAAAACCGTTTTCATTTCAACGTGTAATCAGTTGTCagaatttgaaaataatttgttCGTTTTtgtctcttttcctctctcctaatctaatctaattttctgtATTGTTTCTTAATCTCTAAATCTTGCTGGTTAAGAAGATACACTGTTGTTTCAGCCTTTCACTGAAATGATGTCGTGTTGCTCTCATGATCAGTTTACACTTCTGGAAAATGATGACATAAATATTTTTTGAATTGCAAAGTACAAAAAGCAGTTGAATTTTCAGTCTGTTCCTCAAGTTATCAAAGTCTAGCAAGAATTGGTCCAGTATCTTTAGACACTTATTGATGGATATGTTGAAATACTTGACAAGAAAGGCAATCAAGgcggtgtggtggctcagtggttagcattcctgcctcacagtgccagagaccctgaTTTGATTACGCCCTtcgtttgtgtggagtttacatgttctcgctgtgtgtgcactgGTTTCTTCCACGTGCtcaggttttctcccacagtccaaaactcactagggggacatttttaaggtgagagagatttCGAAAAGACATGAGACAATTTTCTTTACATATTGGGtagttcctgaggaagtggtgaatgtgagtacaattacaatgtttaaacgaCATTTGGATAAGATGAggatcaggcaggtgggactaattgtttgggattatattcagcatggactggttggactgaggggtctgctTCTAagctctatgactatatgactctgaatctatgtgcagattaggtggaatgactatgctaaattgcccacagtgtccagggaggtgcaggttcggtgcattagtgctcggttacagggatagggtaggggtgagagtctgggtgagatgcacTTTGTAGGctcggtgtggattcaatgggctaaatccacgctgcagggattctatgatttgatgaTTCTGCTCTAATTATTGAATATGAAACCGTATGCAGTGAGTAATATTTTCTTATATCATAATGTTTACATTAAAATTGAAGGAACAAAAAAGCCCTGCAAAACTCTATCTGTATTTAGTTATTCCCTACCTAACCTATTTGGAAGATAATTTCAGTCTGTCAACTGTGTGATGTGTTTCCTGTGCATGATGCACATATTCACAATGCAATGAGTTCTGCATAAAACAAATATTAAAAGCTAAATCTTCATGCTCAAGTATTTCAGAGGTACCTGAATTAAGAAGTAGGACTTTTGTTTGGCAAATATATAAGACAATTGAAAGAAGTGTTTCAGGTTAGCCGTCATATTTTTAGGCCAGTTAAAATAACAGATTGAGATTTGTAGTTGCACTACAATTCCTGTTTAATCAATATTTTTGCTAATTGAGTTTATTTGTAAGCTAATGTTTATTTCCAGGTAGGGGTAGCAAGTAACTTCACTATTATTTTTTCGCTTCTATAGTTAGGAAAATAGACCCATTAGACCAATAGTTCCCAAGCAGTGAGCTCCATGGCAGTACTGGCAGCCCTGGAGTGGAGACCGTTTGGGACAGCCCTGAGAGTTGTTCCAAGACGCTTTGATATCTCTTTGTTGGTGCTTAATAATATTCATGATTTGAATGGCCCTTCCTATAAAAAATGTTCTTGGAAGTCCATCGTTGCTTGCAAAATGGTTATGAAAAAAATTCATTGCTCTGTAGTTACCCAGCTCTTCTTTAACttcacctccctcctccccccacaaACTGACTTCAGTTTTAAACATTTTACTTGGGTGGCAGTTTTGGCAAATGTTTGGGAAAAACTGCTTTAGCTTAATGTATTTCTTAGAGTAACAGGTTTTGCAGTCCagccacaatattccaaaacctgATGTGTTTGTAAGTGAATCCTAATTTTTTAGTGATAAATATTTGGCAGTCATTGCTGAAAGTCACACTGTTCCCATACATAATAtctatttataaaatattatgcACAACAAGGGAAACACCAACAGCACAACTTCCTgcagagatttttctttgttAATTTTACTGCTAGCTTGATATCATCCTTGCCTTTTTCTGTGTATTCTTTTGTGTTCAACACTGCCCTTTCAATATTGTTCAGGAAGTCCCCTTGCTCGTGCACCAAAACCGAAATCTGCACAAAAAGATCTTGTAGctctttgatttgattttcaaGGTTGATTAATTCCTTGTGGCGAGTCTCGATTTCAGACAGATGACCTTTAGTAATTTTGACGTCACTGAGAAAGTTCTCATTGAAAACATACCATTTGTCATGTTCCACCATGTTGTTTAGCTCCTCTTCTGATACTTCCTTTCCAACAACTTCAAGCTGGCGCTGAATGAATTTCTTGCAATTTTCTTGCTTTGTATTTAGAACTGTATTGAAGTCTAACATGCCTGTCTGATATTGCTTCAACAGCATTAAATATTGTGTCCTCTTCATTCTTGAGATGATTGCATCTTCTCCAGCCTCAGCCTCTGATTGCTGTGCATCCTTTGATAATGTATCTAAATGTTTGTGAATAGACTCAGCTTGGAGTTTGATTTCTTTAACGAGGTTGGAACTGTCCTTTTTAATAATGCTGAACCGACGTGTGGAAGCCATGGTGGTACTCTGTTGACTCAGTTTCTTTACATCATTATTTAGTTCATTGATTTCATCTTGAATTTTCTGTGCACCCAATAAGAAATTCTCCATGACTGGCTCTTTTTCAAAAATAATGGCCTGTTGTTTAAAGTAAATACTGTCTTCGGTTTGCTTGCTTTCTTCACCTTCATCGCCTGACTTAAGTTCAGCCTCTTTTGCCCGTTGTCTAAGTTCTTGAAGCCGATCCTTCATATTGGCTAGCTATGGTCTGCTACAGTAAATTATCTTTCCATCAGCACAAgtgctgtgtccacaggtccttgAATTTTGTGTCCTTGCAGACATTTTTTTCACCTGTGTAAGCAGGAAATATTTTAAGAATGTAAAATGcaaacaattttattttatttgacaAATTACTGTAATTTCTGAATAAAAGCAATGGGTTTACATTATGTTTTGTACAggtatttttgttttgaaattttagtCAATGGGTTTTGTTGGAT is a genomic window of Hemiscyllium ocellatum isolate sHemOce1 chromosome 12, sHemOce1.pat.X.cur, whole genome shotgun sequence containing:
- the stx19 gene encoding syntaxin-19; its protein translation is MKDRLQELRQRAKEAELKSGDEGEESKQTEDSIYFKQQAIIFEKEPVMENFLLGAQKIQDEINELNNDVKKLSQQSTTMASTRRFSIIKKDSSNLVKEIKLQAESIHKHLDTLSKDAQQSEAEAGEDAIISRMKRTQYLMLLKQYQTGMLDFNTVLNTKQENCKKFIQRQLEVVGKEVSEEELNNMVEHDKWYVFNENFLSDVKITKGHLSEIETRHKELINLENQIKELQDLFVQISVLVHEQGDFLNNIERAVLNTKEYTEKGKDDIKLAVKLTKKNLCRKLCCWCFPCCA